A single region of the Pontimicrobium sp. SW4 genome encodes:
- a CDS encoding ABC transporter ATP-binding protein — protein MQDLKNPPKKTDKKKPKVTMKQAFKTIIWPRRNLVFIGLLLIVIKSVSGLILPWQSKVLLDEVVPNKDTSQLYTLIAIVLTAILLQAVTSFLLTRILSVQAQYLISELRAQVQKKVLSLPISFFDNTKSGALVSRIMSDVEGVRNLIGTGLVQLVGGSITAIFSLILLINLNPWMTLFVFVPISIFGIIALKAFKYIRPIFRTRGKINAEVKGRLTETLAGVRVIKAFNSEAQENEVFEKGVDRLYQNVKKSLTATAFMTSSSTFLIGVATTGIMGMGGYYMIEGTMTTGDFLFFTLLLGFMIAPIVQMSNIGSQLTEALAGLDRTEELMNMASEEDDLDRTIELEQLDGDIVFDDVSFSYEEGKEVLHNINFKAPSGSVTALVGSSGSGKSTIAGLSATFLNPNSGTITIDNQDLSKVKLKSYRQHLGVVLQDEFLFEGTIKENIMFPRPNATEDELQNAVKAAYVNEFTDRFDDGLETLIGERGVKLSGGQRQRIAIARAILADPKVIILDEATSNLDTESEGMIQKSLSELTKDRTTIVIAHRLSTIKRADQILVIESGEIAERGTHDELIATEGRYFDLYTYQSKI, from the coding sequence ATGCAAGATTTGAAAAACCCACCAAAAAAAACAGACAAAAAGAAACCTAAAGTCACCATGAAACAAGCGTTTAAGACCATTATCTGGCCTAGACGTAACTTAGTGTTTATTGGTTTACTACTTATTGTAATTAAAAGCGTTTCTGGATTAATTTTGCCTTGGCAAAGTAAAGTGTTACTAGATGAAGTAGTGCCTAACAAAGATACAAGCCAGTTATATACATTAATCGCCATTGTGCTCACTGCTATTTTATTGCAAGCAGTGACGTCTTTTTTATTAACACGTATTTTAAGTGTACAAGCACAGTATTTAATTAGCGAGTTGCGTGCGCAAGTGCAAAAGAAGGTGTTATCACTACCTATTAGTTTTTTCGATAATACAAAGTCTGGAGCCTTAGTCTCTCGTATTATGAGCGATGTAGAGGGTGTACGAAATTTAATTGGTACAGGATTGGTACAATTAGTTGGAGGAAGTATTACAGCCATTTTTTCGTTAATACTATTAATTAATTTAAATCCATGGATGACCTTGTTTGTATTTGTGCCCATATCTATATTTGGCATTATAGCCCTAAAAGCGTTTAAATATATTCGTCCAATTTTTAGAACACGAGGTAAAATTAATGCAGAGGTTAAAGGACGTTTAACTGAGACACTCGCAGGTGTACGTGTTATTAAAGCATTTAACTCGGAAGCACAAGAAAATGAGGTATTTGAAAAAGGTGTGGATAGATTGTATCAGAATGTAAAAAAGAGTCTAACAGCCACCGCTTTTATGACGAGTTCCTCTACCTTTTTAATTGGTGTAGCCACTACAGGCATTATGGGAATGGGTGGTTATTATATGATTGAAGGTACTATGACTACAGGTGATTTCTTGTTCTTTACATTATTACTAGGGTTTATGATTGCGCCCATTGTACAAATGAGTAATATTGGTAGCCAACTAACTGAAGCTCTTGCAGGATTAGACAGAACGGAAGAATTAATGAATATGGCTTCGGAAGAAGATGATCTAGATAGAACCATTGAATTAGAACAACTGGATGGCGATATTGTGTTTGATGATGTGTCGTTTTCGTATGAAGAAGGCAAAGAAGTATTACACAACATTAACTTTAAAGCACCATCAGGTTCCGTGACAGCCTTGGTAGGAAGTTCAGGTTCAGGAAAGTCAACGATTGCTGGATTGTCGGCAACGTTTTTAAATCCAAATTCTGGAACCATTACTATAGACAATCAAGATTTATCTAAAGTCAAATTAAAAAGTTACAGACAGCATTTAGGTGTGGTGCTTCAAGACGAATTTTTATTTGAAGGTACTATTAAAGAAAACATCATGTTTCCAAGACCTAATGCGACTGAAGACGAATTACAAAATGCCGTAAAAGCAGCCTATGTCAATGAATTCACGGATCGTTTTGATGATGGCTTGGAAACCTTGATAGGCGAGAGAGGTGTGAAATTATCTGGAGGTCAACGTCAACGTATTGCTATTGCTAGAGCGATTTTGGCAGATCCTAAAGTGATTATTTTGGATGAAGCAACCTCTAACCTCGATACCGAAAGTGAAGGCATGATACAAAAAAGCCTATCGGAACTAACTAAAGACAGAACCACGATAGTGATTGCTCACAGATTAAGTACCATTAAGCGTGCAGACCAAATTTTAGTTATTGAATCTGGAGAAATTGCCGAACGTGGAACGCATGATGAATTGATTGCTACAGAAGGCAGATATTTCGATCTTTATACCTATCAATCTAAGATATAA
- a CDS encoding DUF2188 domain-containing protein, which yields MPKSSNSKNWINILIELLEAFFKSSSARPRTWHQHVVPYEDDWAVRREGNKRITSKHRKQSTAIRKAKTLAKKHKADVIIHRADGTIRDRISFD from the coding sequence ATGCCAAAAAGCAGCAACTCAAAAAATTGGATAAACATACTCATCGAGTTACTAGAAGCGTTTTTTAAAAGCTCAAGTGCTAGACCAAGAACATGGCACCAACACGTCGTGCCTTATGAGGACGATTGGGCGGTACGACGCGAAGGCAACAAACGCATTACCTCTAAACACCGAAAGCAAAGCACTGCCATACGAAAAGCCAAAACACTAGCCAAAAAACACAAAGCCGATGTCATTATACATCGAGCAGATGGTACGATACGTGATAGGATTAGTTTTGACTAA
- the acs gene encoding acetate--CoA ligase, whose protein sequence is MSNYHIKHLEEYYQVYRKSVQNPEVFWEEIAEEHFVWRKKWDKVLSWDFTKPEVKWFEGAQLNITENCIDRHLATRGDKTAILFEPNNPDEPAEHITYKQLYARVNKFANVLKAQGIKKGDRVCIYVPMIPELAISVLACARIGAIHSVVFAGFSATALATRINDSDCKMVITSDGSYRGAKTIDLKGIVDDALENCPCVETVLVAKRINSNIAMKEGRDKWLQPLLDEASPEGKAEVMNAEDPLFILYTSGSTGMPKGMVHTTAGYMVYTAFSFKNAFQYKEKDVYWCTADIGWITGHSYIVYGPLTNGATTVMFEGVPSYPDFGRFWQIVEKHKVNQFYTAPTAIRALAKQGLEVVEKHDLSSLKVLGSVGEPINEEAWHWYNDNIGKKNSPIIDSWWQTETGGIMICPIPYVTPTKPTYATLPFPGIQPCLMDEAGEELKGNQVNGRLCIKFPWPSMARTIWGNHQRYKDTYFSAFENKYFTGDGALRDEVGYYRITGRVDDVIIVSGHNLGTAPIEDAVNEHPAVAESAIVGFPHDVKGNALYGYVILKDTGESRNHDNVRKEINQIITEHIGPIAKLDKIQFTQGLPKTRSGKIMRRILRKIAHNDTSNLGDTSTLLNPEVVESIIEGAKDFKNTNW, encoded by the coding sequence ATGAGTAATTACCACATAAAACATTTAGAAGAATATTATCAAGTTTATAGAAAGTCTGTACAAAATCCCGAAGTGTTTTGGGAAGAAATTGCTGAAGAGCATTTTGTATGGCGAAAAAAATGGGATAAGGTATTATCGTGGGATTTCACTAAGCCAGAAGTCAAATGGTTTGAAGGTGCTCAATTAAATATCACTGAGAACTGTATCGATAGACATTTGGCGACTAGAGGTGATAAAACAGCTATTTTATTTGAACCTAACAATCCAGACGAGCCAGCAGAACATATTACGTACAAGCAGTTATACGCACGAGTTAATAAATTCGCTAACGTTTTAAAAGCGCAAGGCATTAAAAAAGGCGATCGTGTGTGTATCTATGTGCCAATGATTCCTGAGTTGGCTATTTCAGTATTGGCATGTGCTAGAATAGGCGCTATTCACTCTGTGGTGTTTGCAGGGTTTTCTGCAACAGCCTTAGCAACCAGAATAAACGATTCCGATTGTAAAATGGTCATTACAAGTGATGGCTCGTACCGTGGTGCAAAAACGATTGACTTAAAAGGTATTGTCGATGATGCTTTAGAGAATTGCCCTTGTGTAGAAACAGTATTGGTAGCAAAGCGTATCAATTCAAATATTGCCATGAAAGAAGGACGGGACAAATGGCTACAACCATTATTAGACGAAGCCTCTCCCGAAGGGAAAGCTGAGGTAATGAATGCCGAAGACCCTTTATTTATTTTATATACATCTGGTTCAACAGGCATGCCAAAAGGAATGGTGCATACAACCGCTGGTTATATGGTATATACTGCCTTTTCGTTTAAAAATGCCTTTCAGTATAAAGAAAAAGATGTGTATTGGTGTACCGCAGATATTGGTTGGATTACAGGACACAGTTATATAGTGTATGGTCCATTAACTAACGGTGCGACCACAGTGATGTTTGAAGGCGTACCTAGTTACCCAGATTTCGGACGCTTTTGGCAAATAGTAGAAAAGCATAAAGTCAACCAGTTTTATACAGCTCCAACTGCTATTCGTGCATTGGCAAAACAAGGTTTAGAAGTCGTTGAAAAACACGATTTATCCTCTCTAAAAGTCTTAGGATCTGTAGGAGAACCAATAAACGAAGAAGCATGGCATTGGTACAACGATAATATTGGTAAAAAGAACTCGCCTATTATCGATTCTTGGTGGCAAACCGAAACAGGAGGTATTATGATTTGTCCAATTCCGTATGTAACACCAACAAAACCTACCTATGCCACCTTACCATTTCCAGGAATTCAGCCCTGTTTAATGGATGAAGCAGGTGAGGAGCTTAAAGGCAATCAAGTAAATGGTCGTTTGTGTATTAAATTTCCTTGGCCAAGTATGGCAAGAACCATTTGGGGAAATCACCAACGCTATAAGGACACCTATTTCTCAGCTTTTGAGAATAAATATTTTACTGGTGATGGTGCCTTACGTGACGAAGTAGGTTATTATCGTATTACTGGTCGTGTAGACGATGTTATTATCGTGTCAGGACATAATTTGGGGACGGCGCCAATTGAAGATGCAGTTAACGAACATCCAGCAGTGGCAGAATCTGCAATTGTTGGTTTTCCACATGATGTAAAAGGAAACGCCTTATATGGTTATGTGATATTAAAAGATACTGGAGAGTCTAGAAACCATGATAATGTTCGTAAAGAGATTAACCAAATTATTACAGAACATATTGGTCCAATTGCAAAGCTAGATAAAATTCAATTTACTCAAGGTTTACCAAAAACACGTTCTGGAAAAATTATGCGTCGTATTTTACGTAAAATAGCACATAATGATACGAGTAACTTAGGTGATACAAGTACACTATTAAACCCAGAAGTGGTAGAAAGTATTATTGAAGGCGCTAAAGATTTTAAAAATACGAATTGGTAA
- a CDS encoding sulfite exporter TauE/SafE family protein, giving the protein MELQVLFIICLGVFLGFFIQTIIGFAGALVALPILLLVIGLPDAIAYISIFYLCSSIYLISKEWENIDRKIIIRLAIASIFGIALGIWVLSHGKPLYLKKGLGIFILIYVVYTMYSNMKICNQSKFEFIFGFFGGFFSGLFSVGGPLYVIIVKNTAIDIKTFRATMLGIIGFVTLVRVPILCLEGILNFNHLYYSLYIFPFFILAVYLGKRMYLKLNESILRKGVILLLLLSGFVLTFKS; this is encoded by the coding sequence ATGGAATTACAAGTGTTGTTTATTATATGTCTAGGCGTTTTTTTAGGCTTTTTTATTCAAACTATTATTGGTTTTGCTGGAGCTTTAGTGGCTTTACCTATTTTATTGCTAGTTATAGGATTACCAGATGCAATAGCTTATATATCAATATTTTATTTGTGTTCGAGTATTTATCTTATTTCAAAGGAATGGGAGAATATTGATAGAAAAATTATTATTAGGCTCGCTATTGCTTCCATTTTTGGAATTGCTTTAGGAATTTGGGTGTTGTCTCATGGAAAACCTCTCTACCTTAAAAAGGGATTGGGAATATTTATTTTAATATATGTAGTTTATACTATGTATTCGAATATGAAAATATGTAACCAATCAAAATTTGAGTTTATCTTTGGTTTTTTTGGAGGCTTTTTTTCTGGATTGTTTTCAGTTGGAGGGCCATTGTATGTTATCATAGTTAAAAATACGGCGATAGATATAAAAACTTTTAGAGCAACAATGCTTGGCATTATTGGTTTTGTGACTTTGGTTAGAGTTCCAATTTTATGCTTAGAGGGAATTTTAAATTTTAATCATTTATATTATTCACTGTATATATTTCCTTTTTTCATACTTGCAGTATATCTAGGAAAAAGAATGTACTTAAAATTAAATGAGTCAATATTGCGAAAAGGAGTTATTTTATTATTACTGCTGTCAGGATTTGTTTTAACTTTTAAATCGTAA
- a CDS encoding Lrp/AsnC family transcriptional regulator, whose amino-acid sequence MVDKTDYRIIEELNKNARVSFADIGRQIHLSASSVRERIQKLEDLGIIKGYKLELDNSKLGLGMEVFIMLKLFSGKLKIFISDINSFSEIKESYRVTGSHNIHMKVVLKNQMHLQQFIDKLINYGDPTTHLILSELGKD is encoded by the coding sequence ATGGTAGATAAAACAGATTACAGAATAATTGAGGAATTGAATAAAAATGCTAGAGTTTCATTTGCAGATATAGGTAGACAAATTCATCTTTCTGCTTCGTCGGTCAGAGAAAGAATTCAAAAATTAGAAGATTTAGGCATTATTAAAGGTTATAAACTTGAACTAGATAATAGTAAGCTTGGATTAGGTATGGAAGTATTTATTATGCTTAAATTATTTAGCGGAAAACTAAAAATATTTATATCTGACATTAATAGTTTTTCAGAAATAAAAGAAAGCTATAGAGTTACTGGATCTCACAATATACATATGAAAGTTGTACTCAAAAATCAAATGCATTTACAACAATTCATTGATAAGCTAATCAATTATGGAGATCCTACAACACATTTAATTCTATCCGAGTTAGGAAAAGATTAA
- a CDS encoding alanine/glycine:cation symporter family protein: MELLNDLTAAFSSAVWGLPLLILLIGGGLYLLIRSKFAPFLMLGHAIQVLRGKYDDPNDPGQISHFQALTTALSSTIGMGNVAGVAVAISIGGPGAVFWMWISAVVGMSTKFFTSTLAIMFRGKDSAGELQGGPMYFIMEGLGKSWKPLAIMFAFCCMIGALPVFNVNQLTQAINDILLAPNGVEVGFSSNLIIGLVLVGITSIVILGGLGRISKTAAKMVPSMVLLYFVSVLIILAVNIDVVPKYLSLIFTDAFTANYFPKDDTFLGGVIGALILHGIKRGAFSNEAGLGTAPLAHGAAKTDEPVREGLVAMLGPAIDTLVVCTLTALAILVTGVWETTSNNGVSLTASAFGEAMPGFGKYLLLICIAVFSISSLFSYSYYGTKCMSFLIGANKKHYYNYIYIVSIILGATTSLSAMINLIDGVFALMAIPTMLSTIILAPKVVKELRAYKQRLKENRT; encoded by the coding sequence ATGGAATTACTTAACGACCTAACTGCAGCTTTTTCTAGTGCAGTATGGGGATTACCTTTGTTAATACTACTTATTGGAGGTGGATTATATTTATTAATCCGCTCAAAATTTGCGCCATTTTTAATGCTTGGTCATGCTATTCAAGTATTGAGAGGTAAGTATGACGACCCAAACGACCCTGGACAAATAAGTCATTTTCAAGCTTTAACAACAGCGTTGTCTTCAACCATTGGTATGGGAAATGTTGCAGGCGTTGCTGTAGCTATTTCTATTGGTGGACCAGGAGCAGTGTTTTGGATGTGGATAAGTGCTGTGGTAGGGATGTCTACTAAGTTTTTCACATCAACATTGGCAATTATGTTTAGAGGAAAAGATAGTGCTGGAGAATTGCAAGGTGGTCCCATGTACTTCATAATGGAAGGCTTAGGCAAATCTTGGAAGCCATTAGCTATTATGTTTGCTTTTTGTTGTATGATTGGAGCACTACCTGTGTTTAATGTCAATCAGTTAACACAAGCCATTAATGATATTTTATTAGCACCTAATGGCGTTGAGGTTGGTTTTTCTTCAAATTTAATTATCGGATTAGTACTAGTTGGGATTACATCCATAGTGATTCTTGGTGGTTTAGGACGTATTAGTAAAACAGCAGCCAAAATGGTACCATCAATGGTATTACTATACTTTGTATCTGTATTAATAATTTTAGCTGTAAATATTGATGTAGTACCAAAGTATTTAAGTTTGATTTTTACAGATGCTTTTACTGCTAATTATTTTCCAAAAGACGACACGTTTTTAGGAGGTGTAATAGGTGCATTGATTTTACACGGAATAAAACGTGGTGCATTTTCGAATGAAGCAGGTTTAGGGACAGCACCTTTAGCTCATGGAGCAGCAAAAACAGATGAACCAGTTCGCGAAGGATTAGTTGCTATGTTAGGTCCAGCTATTGATACCTTAGTGGTTTGTACACTTACAGCTTTAGCTATTTTGGTTACTGGTGTTTGGGAAACGACGTCTAATAATGGAGTGAGTTTAACGGCCTCTGCTTTTGGAGAAGCAATGCCTGGATTTGGTAAATATTTATTGTTAATATGTATTGCAGTCTTTAGTATTTCGTCTTTATTTTCATATTCATATTATGGCACAAAATGTATGTCGTTCTTAATTGGAGCCAATAAAAAACATTATTACAATTATATATATATTGTTAGTATTATACTTGGAGCAACAACGTCTTTAAGCGCCATGATAAACCTTATTGATGGTGTGTTTGCACTTATGGCAATACCAACCATGTTATCTACAATAATATTAGCACCAAAAGTGGTCAAAGAGCTAAGAGCTTATAAACAGCGATTAAAAGAAAATAGAACATAA
- a CDS encoding RNA methyltransferase: protein MAYDEYLADRIRRQFKEKRIPFLEMKMMGGLLFKVDNKMFCGIHIDKKYGDSLLMARIGEDAYENEIDKPHCLPMDFTGRPMRGYIFVTPGGFDNEDDLSHYIDLCLTFNPLAKASKPKKKK from the coding sequence ATGGCTTACGACGAGTACCTAGCAGATAGAATAAGAAGACAATTTAAAGAGAAAAGGATTCCCTTTTTAGAAATGAAAATGATGGGAGGGTTGCTCTTTAAAGTCGATAATAAAATGTTTTGTGGTATCCATATCGATAAAAAATATGGTGATAGTTTACTTATGGCGCGTATTGGTGAAGATGCCTATGAGAATGAAATAGATAAGCCACATTGTTTACCAATGGATTTTACAGGACGACCCATGCGTGGTTATATTTTTGTAACACCTGGTGGATTTGATAATGAAGACGATTTATCACATTATATAGATTTGTGTTTGACTTTTAACCCTTTAGCTAAAGCTAGTAAGCCTAAAAAGAAAAAGTAA
- a CDS encoding ATP-binding protein: MKYIVSFFMLLYCLIGYGQEVYNIDTTYPVHDLMTSLNIIEDPNEELSVEDVLMDSTLSFKKRNEFGKHLNITSTYWGKFRVITLDSLKDWTLHFEDKFIGPPAWTKSNGKVDVFAFTNNQPLFHKKTGVEYTKKDRDVKNHWILNQVSLEELPPKSLITIIIKVRGNQLGYPPYFNLTARSPKQPHYHQIYQFNNSFNLFLFGVTFIIFLYHLLQYFYLKESVFLWFSIWLLFCVITQAMTIGFFIGSITTMRFPLQIIISNGVFYSWWFFGRSFINSKHKFPKLDKIILSLSYFLIAEILITVIFVSVFDTQPIFLNIGIHFIVLCVYSFLSLIISVLLLLKSDLFAKYFGFGSIIFSLFLIAGTFWSLGIISPIKNFADPYATGMFLQIVIYSFGIAFRQQQLAKKTQNEKQLAQEAYSEMLRIKDLDEVKTRFFANISHEFRTPLALISGPIIKAFNSSSNGTDVVVLDKKSYEIVKNNTSRLQNLVDQLLDLSKLESGKVHLSLKQGGLIQFLRSIIFSFESMAERNNISLNTSFPEEIDFAFYDKDKLEKIVTNILSNAFKYNSNTGTITVTIVNDLHYINLEISDTGKGMSKDEVKRIFERFYRVESSEEKGSGIGLALTKELVDLHNGKISVDSVKHKGTTFKVRLPISLDNLPRAISFTETTKTKPKKLNTSEDIFLETNSLTTNAKELPVALIVEDNQDLQYFISDILKQHYIILTAKDGMQGERMAFEHIPDIIVSDIMMPKMDGYMLCNSLKANPKTSHIPIILLTAKAGHEHKMEGLTQGADAYLTKPFDDKELLLRMKNLIASRKKLWEHFKALDMLLVDDIDVSSIDDKFLQDVFKTIKNNLDNEHFGVEDIAKQVGFSRSQLHRKLKALSDKSANQLITEIRLNEAHRMLTLKTGTVSEVAYSVGYSNLSYFTKSFKEKFGKLPSKI; encoded by the coding sequence ATGAAATACATTGTGTCTTTTTTTATGCTTTTGTATTGTTTGATTGGTTATGGACAAGAAGTTTATAACATAGATACAACATATCCTGTTCATGATTTAATGACCTCTTTAAACATTATTGAGGATCCTAATGAAGAATTAAGCGTAGAAGATGTATTAATGGATTCTACACTTTCATTTAAAAAAAGAAATGAGTTTGGAAAGCACTTAAATATTACCTCCACCTATTGGGGAAAATTTAGAGTTATTACTCTTGATTCTTTAAAAGATTGGACATTACATTTTGAAGACAAATTTATTGGACCTCCAGCATGGACTAAAAGCAATGGTAAAGTAGATGTATTTGCGTTTACGAACAACCAACCATTGTTTCATAAAAAAACTGGAGTAGAATATACTAAAAAAGACCGCGACGTTAAAAATCATTGGATCTTAAATCAGGTGAGTTTGGAAGAATTACCTCCAAAATCATTAATTACAATTATTATAAAAGTAAGAGGTAACCAACTTGGATATCCTCCTTATTTTAATTTGACAGCTAGAAGTCCTAAACAGCCCCATTATCATCAGATATATCAGTTTAATAATAGTTTTAATCTTTTTTTGTTTGGAGTCACATTTATTATTTTTCTATATCATTTATTACAATATTTTTATTTAAAAGAAAGTGTTTTTCTGTGGTTTTCAATTTGGTTACTATTCTGTGTAATCACACAAGCAATGACTATCGGTTTCTTTATAGGTTCAATTACTACAATGCGCTTTCCGTTGCAGATCATCATTTCAAATGGTGTGTTTTACTCATGGTGGTTTTTTGGTCGTTCATTTATTAATTCAAAGCATAAATTTCCTAAACTAGATAAAATAATATTGAGTTTGTCTTATTTTTTAATAGCAGAAATATTAATCACTGTGATTTTTGTTTCTGTATTTGATACACAACCTATATTTTTAAATATTGGTATTCATTTTATAGTTTTATGTGTTTATTCATTTTTAAGTTTAATTATTTCAGTATTACTACTTTTAAAAAGTGATCTATTTGCAAAATATTTTGGTTTTGGATCAATAATTTTCTCATTGTTTTTAATAGCAGGTACATTTTGGTCATTAGGAATTATTTCACCCATAAAAAATTTCGCTGATCCTTATGCGACTGGAATGTTTTTACAAATAGTTATCTATTCATTTGGAATTGCATTTAGACAACAGCAACTTGCAAAAAAAACACAAAATGAAAAGCAATTGGCACAAGAAGCTTATTCAGAAATGCTGCGTATAAAAGATTTAGACGAGGTAAAAACACGTTTCTTTGCAAATATTAGCCATGAGTTTAGAACACCCTTAGCTTTAATTTCGGGCCCGATAATAAAAGCCTTCAATAGCAGCTCTAACGGTACTGACGTTGTCGTGTTAGACAAAAAATCTTATGAAATTGTAAAAAATAACACTTCCAGATTACAAAACTTAGTTGACCAGCTTTTAGATTTATCAAAATTAGAAAGCGGTAAAGTGCATCTATCATTAAAACAGGGTGGCTTAATTCAATTTTTAAGGTCAATTATCTTTTCTTTTGAAAGTATGGCCGAAAGAAATAACATCAGTCTTAACACAAGCTTTCCTGAAGAAATTGATTTTGCCTTTTATGATAAAGACAAATTAGAGAAAATTGTTACTAATATTTTATCAAACGCTTTTAAGTATAACTCAAATACAGGTACCATTACCGTGACTATAGTTAATGACCTACATTATATAAATTTAGAAATATCCGATACTGGCAAAGGCATGAGTAAAGATGAGGTTAAACGTATTTTTGAACGGTTTTACCGCGTTGAAAGTAGTGAAGAAAAAGGGTCAGGTATTGGTTTGGCCTTAACCAAAGAATTGGTTGATTTGCATAATGGAAAAATTAGTGTGGATAGTGTTAAACATAAAGGAACAACTTTTAAAGTTAGATTACCTATCTCATTAGATAATTTGCCTCGTGCAATTTCGTTTACAGAAACAACAAAAACCAAACCTAAAAAGTTAAACACAAGTGAAGATATTTTTTTAGAAACCAATTCACTTACCACAAATGCAAAAGAATTACCAGTTGCTCTTATTGTGGAAGATAATCAAGATCTGCAATATTTTATTTCGGACATTTTAAAGCAACATTATATTATTTTAACAGCTAAAGATGGCATGCAAGGTGAACGCATGGCATTTGAGCACATACCAGATATTATAGTTAGCGATATTATGATGCCAAAAATGGATGGTTATATGCTTTGTAATTCATTAAAAGCAAATCCAAAAACTAGTCACATACCTATCATCTTACTTACAGCCAAAGCAGGACATGAACATAAAATGGAAGGCCTTACACAGGGTGCAGATGCTTACTTAACCAAACCTTTTGATGATAAAGAGTTATTGTTAAGAATGAAAAACCTTATAGCATCTCGCAAAAAGCTGTGGGAACACTTCAAGGCCTTAGATATGCTCTTAGTGGATGATATTGATGTATCATCCATAGATGATAAATTTTTACAAGACGTTTTTAAAACAATTAAAAACAATTTAGATAATGAACATTTTGGCGTTGAAGATATTGCTAAACAAGTTGGTTTTAGTAGATCCCAATTACACCGAAAACTAAAAGCATTATCTGACAAATCAGCGAATCAACTTATAACTGAAATACGACTAAATGAAGCCCATAGAATGTTAACATTAAAAACTGGAACTGTCTCAGAAGTGGCCTATTCTGTGGGATATTCTAACTTATCATACTTTACTAAAAGCTTTAAGGAAAAGTTCGGAAAATTACCTAGTAAAATATAA
- a CDS encoding phosphoribosylaminoimidazolesuccinocarboxamide synthase — protein sequence MNNTITDTNFNFPNQKSVYKGKVREVYNINDNLLVMIATDRLSAFDVVMPKGIPYKGQILNQIATKMMKATEDLVPNWLLATPDPNVAVGYLCETFKVEMVIRGYMSGHAAREYKAGKRLLCGMPMPEGMKENDKFPEPIITPATKAEMGDHDEDISREDILARGIVSEADYVVLEDYTRKLFQRGSEIAASRGLILVDTKYEFGKTKEGKIVLIDEIHTPDSSRYFYADGYQERQDRGEAQKQLSKEFVRQWLIANNFQGLEGQTVPEMSDAYVDTVSERYIELYENITGDVFKKADVSNIQERIEKNVLEYLS from the coding sequence ATGAACAACACCATCACAGATACCAATTTTAATTTTCCAAACCAGAAAAGTGTTTATAAAGGAAAAGTTCGCGAAGTTTATAACATTAATGATAATTTGTTAGTCATGATAGCTACTGATAGATTATCTGCTTTTGATGTGGTGATGCCTAAAGGAATTCCTTATAAAGGACAGATACTAAATCAGATTGCTACAAAAATGATGAAGGCTACAGAAGATTTAGTTCCAAATTGGTTATTAGCAACTCCTGATCCTAATGTCGCTGTCGGATATTTATGTGAGACTTTTAAAGTAGAAATGGTCATTCGGGGTTATATGTCTGGTCATGCTGCTCGAGAATATAAAGCTGGAAAGCGATTGCTTTGTGGTATGCCAATGCCAGAAGGCATGAAAGAAAATGATAAGTTTCCTGAGCCAATTATTACCCCTGCAACTAAAGCAGAAATGGGAGATCATGATGAAGATATCTCTAGAGAAGATATTTTGGCAAGAGGCATCGTTTCAGAAGCAGATTATGTAGTGCTTGAAGATTATACGCGAAAATTATTTCAACGAGGTTCAGAAATAGCAGCATCAAGAGGTTTAATTTTGGTAGACACTAAATACGAATTTGGTAAAACCAAAGAGGGCAAAATTGTGTTGATTGATGAAATCCACACACCAGATTCGTCACGCTATTTTTATGCAGATGGTTACCAAGAACGTCAAGATAGAGGAGAAGCGCAAAAGCAACTCTCTAAAGAGTTTGTGCGTCAGTGGTTAATCGCTAATAACTTTCAAGGACTCGAAGGACAAACGGTTCCAGAAATGAGTGATGCTTATGTAGACACCGTATCAGAACGTTACATTGAACTTTATGAAAATATTACTGGTGATGTTTTTAAAAAAGCGGATGTGTCCAATATTCAGGAGCGTATTGAAAAGAATGTTTTGGAATACCTAAGTTAG